CTAAAATTGGAATTCTTCAATTTGATACTCATTTAGATTTACGTGATTTATTGGATCATGGACCGACGAACGGAACACCCATCCGAAATTTAATTCAATCGGGTATTGTCGCAGGTGACCATGTTTATAATATTGGAGTTCATGGCTATTTTAACGCTCCTTCCCTTATTCAATATGCGAAGAATCAGGGGGTTCATTATATAACACTCAGAGAAGCTAGAAAATGTGGAATTCAAAGAACAGTAGAAAGGGCATTGAACGAGTTATATGACAAGGTGGATTTTATTTATTTGACCGTGGATATGGATGTACTTGATATAGGTGTTGCCCAGGGTGCTCCTGCTTCTACTCCTGGAGGCATGGGGACGCATGAATTATTTGAAGCTGTATATATTGCTGGTCAGTGTCCAAAGGTAAGGGCAATGGATATTGTTTGTTTAGATCCACTACGGGACGCCAATTCACAGGCGACCGTTAAAGCTGGAACGCATGTGTTTTTATCCTGTTTATCTGGAATATTTCAAAGGAAGACTAATGGGAACGATCCTACAAAAAACTCCACTGAGTAATTAGCCATTCTCGTTAGGAATAGCCAACAGCTACAAAACTATTTATAAGCAGTGCGATTTGTATTCCAAATCCCATTGCTTTTTTATTTGTATATCGAGGTTTTTAGCGCTTTGTTTATGAAACTAGACTGTTTCTTTAGCTTGAGCTGCATTCCCTAATTTTCTAATCTGTTATTTAAATTTTCCGTGGCCTTTTAGTCCTACAATTATGCGAACAAGTAAAAATCCACACACCGCTCCGAGACCTCCGCCAATGATAGCCCCGATTTGTCCAACTGCTTCGTATCCACGTAATCCATTGAATACAAAGTTTTCGTAATCGTTACCACCTAAATTCATCCCTATAAACAATCCGATGATAATACCGGCAATAAAGAATAGTGAAAATATAATGGTTAACATTGCTCGCCATGTTCGATTAACTTTTCTTTTTAAGGAAGAATAAAGAAAATAAATAATAAGTACAGGGAGTAACAAGGGTATTAAGAATTCCATCCAACTTCCCCCCGAAAAAACGTTTATATCTCAATAATTCGACCAAAGTATTGTTATTCCCTATTAGTTTTAAAATTTTCTTAATCATCTCTATAAGCCGAATCTGTCATTTAACAAGTGTCTATTGCTTGTATTTCATTTATATAACAATTCGATAAAATACGACAAATATCTGTCGATTTTTGCTAAAATAAAATTTGTTATTTTAAAATAGTAAGGTGTGTTATCTCGTGCGAAAAATATTCATAACTTTGCTTATCGTATTGAGTTTTTGTACAGCTCAAGCTCCAGTGCTTGCCCAGCATCAGGATGATCTACAGCTGAAAAGTGAAGCAGCTGTATTGATGGATTCCCAAACTGGCGCCATATTATATGGAAAAAACGCGACCGAAAAAATGTATCCCGCTAGTCTTACAAAAATAGCAACCGCTATTTATGCAATCGAAAAAGGTAATTTAAACGATATCGTCACAGTAAGTGAAAATGCCTATAATACAGAAGGAACGAAGGTTTATTTAGAGATCGGGGAAAAGGTGCCCCTGCATCATTTACTTCAAGGCCTGTTAATTAATTCAGGAAATGATGCTGCCGTCGCGATTGCTGAACATTTAGATGGCAATGTTGAAAATTTTTCCGTTAACCTTAATGAATATTTAAAGGATAAAATTGGTGTTAAAGATACTCATTTTGTCAATCCACATGGTTTATACGATGAAAATCATTATACTACTGCTGCAGATTTAGCAAAAATCACAAGCTATGCAATGAAAAACAAAGACTTTAAAGAAATATTTGGCACAAAAGAATTAACATGGGATGGACTTACTTGGGATACCACATTAATTACCCACCATCAAATGCTAAAAGGAGAAATCCCATATCCAGGTGTTACCGGCGGGAAAACTGGTTTTGTGAACGAATCCAAACAAACACTGGCTACCACTGTTGATAATGGGCAATTGCAGTTCACTGCAATTGTATTAAAAACGGATTATAAACGTGATATTTATAATGATACAAAACAATTATTTGATTATGGTTTTCAACATTTTAAACGGTCGCAATTAGCAGAATCAGATACATTTAAAATTCAAGATAAAGTGTTTAAACCAAGGGGATTAGTACTAATAACCGAACCTATCGAAGGGGTTAAATACGAGGTTTCAAATAAAGGCATGCTGCGTGTTCAAACACCAGAAAATGAAACCATTCAAGAAATTCAATTAGTCCCAAATCAAAAACAACTTAAAAAGCAAAAGGTCATCCCTTCATCAGAAAATAACGCCCCGTTTAAAAGCATGAATGTGTTTTTTGGGACGATTGCTGTGTTGGCGACTGGAGCGGCATTTAGTGTAAGAAAAAAGTAAAATAAAAAACGTGCTACCTGTTGGAACAGTCAAATCCTTTAGTTAAAGAACCCAATACTAAATATAAAAAGCAGTGCGATTCCTTATGAAGAAACGCACTGCTTTTTTGGTCGTTTATGAGTAGGAGAGCACAAAGGATAAGCAACTATGTTCTTACTTTATAATCGTGGTTAGGATTAGCATGAAAAACGAAATAATTATTATGGTAATGACAAATAACCATGCTAATTCTACTTTTCCTGATTCTAAAGCAACATAAACAGCGATCGGTATGGTTTGTGTTTTGCCAGGGAGATTTCCGGCAAACATAAACGTCGCGCCAAATTCCCCAAGTGCTCTCGCAAAGGCAAGGATAAAACCAGACACGATAGATTTTATTGAGAGTGGAAGCGTAATCGCTAACAAAACCTTTATGTTGTTTGCACCATCAATTCTTGCTGCTTCTTCAATATCGCGATCAACCGACTGAATACCAGTCTTAGCAGATTGATACATTAAGGGGAAGGAAACCACAATGGCTGCAATCAATGCTGCCCACCATGTAAACATAATGGATTGTCCAAATAATGCTTCAAAAAATTGTCCAACTGGACTTTGTACTCCGAATACCATAATTAAAATAAAGCCAACTACGGTTGGTGGTAGGACAAGCGGAAGAAGCATGATCGTTTCTAAAACGATTTTCCCACGGAAATTTTTTTGAGTCATGAATATCGCCGCCGCAATCCCAATGATAAGGACAATTAACACAGCGACAGAAGAAATTTGAAGTGATAGTTTTACTGGTGTCCAATAATTTTGATTCAACTTTATCATTCCAATACACAAATTCGATATTTTAATAAAACATAGTACGAATTATATCGAATAACGAGCGAAAGGAACAGTATTTCATTGAGAAAAAAAGCAGTATTAAGGGAAATTGAAAAAGACTAAAGCCATTTTTTGAGATCGTTAGGTCCAGATTAGTCTGAGTGGATCAAAGCTAGATTATTGAACGGCCATTGATTTTACCCACTCTGTTGATTGGAGTGGAAGGCGCGAAGACTCCTGCGGGAGCAGCGGGACAGGTGAGACCCCGCAGGCGCGAAGCGGCGAGGAGGCTCACCGCCCGCCCCTAAGGTCCGCGAAGCGCCTGGAACGGAGATCAACAGCCCACATTAATGGGAAAAATAAATAAACTGCAGGCAAACCCAATTTATATTGAGTTTGTCTACAGCCTAAGACTAAAGTAGCTTTTAGTCTTTCCTACAAGTAAAGAAAGTATATAAGTTTGATGGGTGCCTAGCTCCAGGCGCCATCGGCTCGAGGTCACAAGCCAATCCGTCCAAAAGGTTAAAGTACAACCTTTCGGCCGGCTCGTCTTGTGCTTGTCGCCGATAAACAGGCGCCTTGCGCTTTTCTAGTAGTTATTGAATTCTTTTTTCGACTTGCTGACAGATTTCATCTGCCGTTAATCCATTCGCTTCGATAACGGAAGCGCTAGTTGTCGTGCCGCTCATACCCATCACATTAGAATCCAATCCAGTAATGACACAGCAATCACAGCCCTGTGCGTCCTGCTCCTGCTTCAATTCAACAATATCATACCCTTTTTCACGAAGGGCTTGTTGAACATCAGTTAAAGATTGCTCTACACCAATTTTAGCCAAATCAAACACCTCCTCACAAAATCTAAGTTTTCCAAACCTAAGCAAAAATATTCTCGTTCATTTTGGAGAAAATAATCTCTAGATTGTTAGTAGAGGGGAGGTGTAGGGGTGAGTAAACGAAAAAAAGACCCTTCAACAATAGGACTTAGTTCGCCGCAGGTAGAAGGTCAAGGAACAACCAATATGGAAACAGGTGCTCGTGCTGAAGATTCCTCACGTAAGAAGCAAAAACGTTCCTAAAAATAAAAGGGGTCTGACTCAAACTAATTTTTGTAAACTAGTCGAGTCAGACCTATTATATTTTAGAATTAAGCCTCATTGTACATTTCGGCGATTTCCTTTTGAAGCTTCGTATCATCAAGATACTCATCATAGGTCAATTGTTTATCAATCACGCCATTTGGTGTAATTTCAATGATGCGGTTGGCGATTGTTTGAATAAATTGATGATCGTGAGATGAGAAAATTAATGAACCTTTAAAGTTTATCAAGCCATTATTTAATGCCGTAATGGATTCAAGGTCTAAGTGGTTTGTAGGCTCATCAAGCAATAGAACGTTTGCGCCACTTAACATCATTTTTGAAAGCATACAGCGAACCTTTTCGCCACCTGATAGTACATTCGCCTTCTTTAAAACTTCTTCACCAGAAAATAACATTCTACCAAGGAAGCCGCGTAGGAAGCTTTCGCTGTCATCTTTAGGTGAGAATTGACGAAGCCAGTCAACAAGGTTTAGCTCACTGCTTTCAAAGAATTCAGCATTATCCTTCGGGAAATACGCTTGGGAAGTTGTGACACCCCATTTATAAGATCCACTATCTGCCTCAAGTTCTTCCGGTTAAGATTTTAAATAAAGCTGTTTTCGCTGCTTCATTAGGTCCAACAAGAGCAATTTTGTCACCTTTGTTCATAATCAGATTGAAGTCCTTTAATACAGAAACCCCATCTAAATCCTTGTTTACACCTTCAACTCGTAATAAATCATTTCCGATTTCGCGTTCAGGTGTAAATCCAACATAAGGATATTTTCTTGAAGACGGACGAATATCGTCTAACGATATTTTATCTAATAATTTTTTACGTGAAGTTGCTTGCTTTGATTTAGATGCATTCGCACTAAAACGGGCAATAAAGGCTTGGAGTTCTTTAATTTTTTCTTCTTTCTTTTTATTAGCGTCCTGTGTCATTTTAAGTGCTAATTGGCTGGACTCATACCAGAAATCATAGTTACCGACATAGATTTGAATTTTTCCAAAGTCTAAATCAGCAATATGTGTACATACCTTGTTTAAAAAGTGACGGTCATGGGAAACAACAATCACTGTATTTTCAAAATTAATTAGGAACTCTTCTAACCATTGAATCGCCTTAATATCAAGATGGTTTGTAGGCTCATCAAGTAATAAAACATCCGGTTTGCCAAAAAGAGCTTGCGCAAGCAATACTTTTACCTTTTCGCCACCAGATAATTCAGCCATTGTTTTATAATGGAGATCTTCTTCGATTCCCAAACCTTTTAAAAGAATCGCTGCTTCAGATTCCGCTTCCCAACCATTTAATTCTGCAAATTCTCCTTCAAGTTCCGCGGCTCTCATACCATCTTCATCAGTAAAATCAGCCTTCATATAAATGGCATCTTTTTCTTGCATTATTTCATAAAGTCTTGTGTGGCCCATGATAACGACCTTTAACACTTCATGTTCTTCATATTCAAAATGGTTTTGTTTTAAAACTGCAAGTCTTTCGCCTGGTCCCATTGAAACGTTACCTGATTGCGCCTCAATTTCTCCTGACAATATTTTGAGAAATGTTGATTTTCCAGCGCCGTTTGCACCAATTAAACCGTAGCAATTGCCAGGATTAAATTTAATATTCACATCCTCGAACAACTTGCGGTCTCCGTACCGTAAACCTACATTACTAACTGTAATCATTTATAATCCTCCAAAAACATAATCTACGAAATTATAACATAAAAAACGGACAGAGCGAACGATTTAGAGATATTAATGGTTCTTTCCACATACTAGTGGAGTAAAATGATAATACAGAAAATTCAAGAATGCAAAAAATTTGGTTTCTTTTTTTGATTTTTTCATTTTTTTTACTACAATTTGGTGTACAATAATAGTAATGAATCGGGTAGGATAAAGGGGTTATGATGATGGTTAAAAATCATTTAGTTGATTTCGTCAACAAATTAAAAGAATCAGGAATTAACGTCAGCTTTACAAAGCCTAGATCTCAGTTTGTTTTAACACTAGTTCAACCGAATCATGCTCCATCAATGACGATTAAATCTTAACATAAAAACAAGCGGTGAATGTTCTTTCACCGCTTGTTTTTTATATTTCCTTCATGATTTTATTGAACACTTCTTTATTATTAAAGTCTTCTCCCATTGGGAACTTCTTAATAAACTTATTGTTTTCGTCGACTAAGAAGGTAAGGGATGTATGTACAAAATATCCATCTCCAGGGTCGCGGAATTGGAATTTAAATGGTTCTGCTGCTGACTTAATTTCTTTCAAGTCTTGCTTAATATTGTTAGGGTCACCAGTTAAAAAGATCCAGTTACCGTCATTTTCAATATCAAAGTTTTTCATGTAGGTTGTTAATGCTTCAGGTGTATCGTTATATGGATCAATTGTTATCGTAATAAATTGTATCTTATCCCCAAAGACACCCTCTTTTTCTAGTTGCTTTTTTAATAAATTCATTTTTTGTGTGGTCGTTGGACAAATATCGGGACAATTAATATACATAAATTCAACCAATTTTAGCTTTTTATCAGCTTCTTTAAATACGTATGGATCCCCATTTTGTGTAACTAAAGATACGTTGTCTGGGATTGTTGCATTCGCGTCCCGTAAGACGAAAAAAAGAATTCCAGAGGTAATACCTAATATGATAAGCGCTGTGGATATAAAATATACTTTCTTCACCAAAATCCCTCCCCATTTAAAGATAAGGAAAAAACTCACATAATCATATGGACATTTTGTGAACACTTTCGATATAATTCCAATTTTCTAGAAATTAAGAAGAAATGTTTGTAAAAAAATAAAATTCTGAATATATTGATAAATAACGAAAATTAGGATAGTATTATTTAAATATATAGATAAAATTAAATCTGTGTTTATAGGGGAAAAGGAGATCTTCTTACATTAATGTGGGTGAACACTGCCTGTTCATTCGTTATTTGAATAAAGGGGGATTTCTTTTGAAATTAGGAAGAGTCATGTTTATTTTGCTTCAGCTGTTTATTTTGCTATTGATAAACAAAGTTGGGTTTATCGTTGTGGATGTTATTCATCTTCCCATACCTGGAAATGTTATGGGGATGCTGCTTCTTTTCATTTTATTATCTACCGGTGCTGTAAAGTTAACGTGGGTTGACGAGGTCTCGACTTTTTTAATAAAGCATTTATCATTCTTTTTTATTCCTGTTTCTGTTGGCTTGATGACCCTCGCACCATTATTTCTAAAGAACGGTTTAGCACTGCTTGTTGTTCTAGTTATCAGTACATTAGTTGGAATTCTCGTATCAGGATCTCTTTCGCAGGCGCTAGTAAATAGAAAGGAAGCGATCCGAAGTGAACAGCATCATCACCATCTATAGTATTAGTTTAACAGTCGTTGTATATTGTTTGGTTAGAAAAGTATCTCAAAGGTACCCGTCTCCTTTTACTACACCTGTTTTCCTAGGGACGGCCATTGTGATTTTGATTCTCCTTGGTAGCTCGGTAACCTATAATGAATACGTTACTGCAAAGGATATCATGACTTATCTCCTTGGACCTGCAACAGTGGCACTAGCCGTACCGCTATATCGGAATCGTGGCCTTTTGAGGAAGTATCTTATTCCCGCAATCGTTGGTTTATCCATGGGGACAACGGTAACGATATTGCTTGCCATCTATATTGCAAAAATGTTTCATTTAGCAAAGTATATGTTGGCTTCTCTTAGTATTAAGTCCGTAACGATTCCAGTAGCATCGGAGATTTCGAAAATCATTGGTGCAGATGCCATTCTAGTTGCAGGTATTGTCATGATGACTGGTATGTGTGGTGCGATGTTCGGTCCGTGGTTGATGAATAAATTTAACATTCATCATCCGTTTGCAAGAGGCTTGGCCATTGGGGCAATGGCGCATGGGATTGGAACAGCAGAGGTTGCGAAAGAGGGGGAATTACAAGGAGCTGTAGCTGGAGTTGCAATGGGTATTGCAGCCATCCTGATTTCTACGGTACTTCCATTTGTATTACCTCATTTAATATAGAAAAGATGATTTCCTGAAATTTAGCATTACCTGAACTGGCATACTCGCGTAGTATGTCTTTTTTTGTGGGAAAAATAATTGTGCTTATCGTGATAAAAAAATAGTATGCGATTTTTTATTAAGACTGAGTTAAAGAACCTTGTTGATTTTTGAGCACTCTCTTGTTGGAGTAGAAGGTGCGAGACTCCCCGCGGAAAGGGAGCACCTGGAGCGGAAATCAACAGACATGTTAACCCAGCCTTTATTGCATTAGCTATCTCACATTGGTGATGGTACAATAAATTTTGCACATTCGTGTGAATTTGTTTTTACAGCAGGAGAGGGTAACATGGAAACGAATAAAGTTAGACGAAATATCCTAACCATGAAGGGATTTTATTTATTCACTTTCTTTGGAGTCGGCAGTCTTTATCCATTATTAAGTGTTTATTTAAATGAAGTAGAAGGGTTAACTGGCTACCAAATTGGAACAATCATGTCGATTAGTCCGATTATGATGATTTTTTTTCAACCGATTTGGGGGATGATTGCTGACATAACAAATTCTCCAGTCAAAATATTAACTGGAACAACACTAGTTGCAGGAGTATTCTCGCTTGGATACTTACTTAATCATGCATTTTATTGGTTTATAATCGTGGCCATAATGGTAGCTTTGTTTCAAAGTGCAATCATCCCGATCTCTGATAGCATCACCTTAAAATATTCCAATAAAGTTAGAGTAAATTATGGGAGTATTCGATTGTTTGGGTCATTAGGATTTGGTTTGGCAGTATTTTTTATGGGGCGCCTTTCTGAAATTGATGAAACGGTGATTTTTTATAGTTTTTTTATTTCGCTTACTCTTTCGGCTATTTTATCTAGTAAGTTGCCAAAAGAGAAAGCGATGGGACAAAAACAGCCACTACTAGCAGGCATTAAAGAAATGTTAACTTTTAAAAAATTTATTATTTTTTTAGTGATAACTTTTTTGATTTTTGGACCAAATCTTGCAAATAATACGTATTTTGGATTATTTGTAGAAGAACAAGGTGGGACCTATACTGGAATTGGAATAGCGTTTCTTATTGCAGTACTTTCTGAAATCCCATTTATGAAATTAGCGGGTGCATGGATACATAGACTGGGATTATTGCAGGTTGCCACAATCGCAGGCGTTATTTCATTATTAAGATGGTTTTTCTATTATACAGAGCCAAGTCTGCCTATCGTATATCTCACGGCAATTATGCAAGGCCTGTCAGTCGGTTTATTTATTCCTGCTGGACTTCAATATATACGGGACATAACCCCGGTACAAATGACAGCTACTGCAGTTACTATTTATTCGGCGATTGGAAATGGCTTTGGAAATTGGTTTAGCACTTTCTTTGGTGGATTTTTTTATGACCAAGGAGGAATAAAGATGGTATATTTGTTCTTCAGTGTATTAGCTTTGATTGGGGTAGTATTAAGTATTTGGTTAATAAAGATTGAAAAGGAAGACCCATCAAAACATAAAGTTTTGGCGAGGAATTAGTTCAAAATATTTAATTGGATAAACACTCTTTCTTAGAAAATAATAAAAAGACCATGATGATTTATATAAATTGAAGGAGTGGATAATTTGAATAAAAAGTTAACGTCCTTGAATTATGAAACAACTGCTCCAAAACAATCAACCGTTACGGTTCAAACTGACAGTGCTCTTCCAAATCCAAAAAGTATTCCAGGCGATTCGGTGAATGAACACAAACAGTTAGAACTAGCCAATGCCATATTGGCGGGGGATGAAATAAAACAACAAAACGAAAATTTATAAAAAAAACGGCCGCATTGGGCCGTTTTTTATTCTTCTTTTTTTGATAAACAGCGGTCACATTCCGATAGATATGATTCCGCTTGCTCAAACATGCTCTCGCCACATTCTGGACAAGTTTTATTCGGTAATGTACGGAAAAACTCAACCGGGCTTTGGATTAACATTTAGAATTCCTCCTTTTTAGAAAGACAACGATCACATTCTTGGATATAAGATTGCTCTTGTTCGTTCATATGGCTCCCACATTCTGGACAAACCTTTGTAGACCCTTGGCGGAAATTTTCAACTGGATTTTGATAAATCATTTATATTCCTCCTTTTTATAATACAGATTATTTAAGTTTTCTTCTGTTGTAATACAGTATATTATGATTTGTTGTGTTTGTATAGCCCTTTTTTCGAAAAAATCTAAAAATTTAAAAAATAATTCTTTTGGATTAAATGGGAATAATCAAAAGTAAAAAAAGGAATATGAGAAAGTAAAGAAATTATTTTAGGAAAATGCATGTTTTGTAGAAAATTGTTGAAAAATCGTCAAATTTCACTTCCATTCATAGTGGGAATCTATTACAATCGTTATATAGATATGACAAAAGTTTGATTGGAGAGATGGAAATGGTTGCTACCTCAAGCCCGATTCTAATGATGGTTACGATCATATTAACAATGATGTCGTCATATGCAGCATTAGATCTATTTTCATTGTTGGATTCATCAGATCGGAATAAAAGATTATTATTTTTGGGTGGCACGTTTTCATTAGGGATCGGAATTTGGGTAATGAATTTTTTCGGAATGTTATCTGGAAATATGAATGGTTCGCTAAGTATTCAATTTCAAATTGTCATATTAGCAATCATACTTTCCGTTTCGTTTACTGGAATGGGGCTTTATTCAGTGACAGGAAAATCGATTAAAATGATTAATCTTGCACTTGGAAGCTTTTTTATGACGATGGCCGTTTTTTCAAACTATGTAATTGGCTTGTATTCCCTGAATATAGGTGTTCAATATAATAAGGCTATCATATTATTAGCACTCATTTTAATCTTTGCTGGTTTTTTGTTTTCGTTTTGGATGCTGTTTTATACAAAGAGCTATGTAAGAACTCATCATATTTGGTTAAAACCAATCGGAGCCTTCATTATTGCAGCCAGTATTGTTCAAGGTCACTTCTTGTTCATCCGCGCATCGAGATTTATCTATGATCCACAAAACGAAATACAGCAGATAGCGTCTGAAAACTTAATTTTTTATTTAATATTATTTGTATCGATTATTATTTTAGTAGGATTGCTAAGTACAAGTGCACTAATAAGTAAACGTCTTGCAACTAGCGATACGAACTTAAAGGACATTACAGCAGCACTTGATGAATCTGCCATAGTAGCCATTACGGACTCAAAGGGGATTATAACCTTTGTCAATGACAAATTCGTGGAAATATCGAAATATTCCAAGGATGAGTTGATGGGTGAGGATCATCGAATATTAAACTCAGGAACTCATTCGAAAAAATTTTTTACAGATATGTGGGCAACCATTGGAAAAGGGATGGTTTGGAAGGGTGAAATCCGTAATAAAGCTAAGGATGGATCGCTATATTGGGTGTATACAACCATCATTCCCTCACTAGATAAAAAGGGGAAACCGTATCAATACGTTTCAATCCGGCATGATATTACTGCACGAAAAGAAGCAGAGGCCAATTTGCGAAATTCGATGAAAGAAATTAGTGATATTAAATTTGCGCTTGATCAATCCTCAATTATTGCCTTTACAGATGAAAAGGGAAGAATTACAAGTGTAAATGATAAATTTTGTGAAATTTCCAAGTATGATCGCAGTGAGTTAATTGGGATGGATCACAGACTGTTAAACTCTGGCTATCATCCAAAGACTTTTTTTAGGGATTTATGGCAAACGATAGGACGTGGCGATGTTTGGAAAGGTGAAATAAAAAACGTGGCAAAGGACGGCAGTTTTTATTGGGTTGACACGACGATTGTTCCTTTCCTAAATGATCAAGGAAAACCGTACCAGTATTTGGCGATTCGCAATGATATTACAGAACGAAAGAAAACAGAGGAGACCTTGCATCGCCAGGACAAGCTAGCCGCTGTTGGTCAATTAGCTGCTGGAGTAGCTCATGAAATTCGTAATCCTCTGACTTCAATTAAAGGGTATGCTGAATTTTTACAGCTGGATGAAAAGAACCCAGAAAGGCTTGAGTTCCTTGATATTATTTTAGATGAGATTGAGCGTGTCAATACGATCGTCGAGGAATTTATGGTTTTAGCTAAACCAAAGGCTGCTAATTTGGAAGAAAAGAATATTGTTCCGATCATAAAAAATGTCCTGAATCTGCTGTCATTTGAAGCCAGAAAAAAGCATGTTAAACTTCATTTTTCCTCCTGTGAGGATATCATCCAAGTGGAATGTGACGAAGATCGTTTAAAACAAGTCTTTTTAAATCTTGTGAAAAATGGGATTGAAGCAATGCCAAATGGGGGCGACCTAAGGATATTTACGAACGTTCGTGATCAAAAGGTGGAAATCTCAATCCAAGATAGTGGCATAGGAATTCCTGAAGAAAAAATAAAAAAGCTAGGGGAACCATTTTATACAACAAAAGAGAACGGGAATGGACTTGGTCTAATGGTTACCTTCAAAATTATAGAAAGTCACAATGGCAGTGTGTATATTGAAAGTGAAGTAGACAAAGGAACAACCTTTAATATTGTATTGCCAGCAAGACCTGCATAATAACGTGAGCTGTATCACAGCTTACGTTATTTTTTTCACATAAAATGTACGAAAACGTTCTAAAATATTTTAACATATTCACGTATATTTCTATTAATATAGTGTTAGGGTTTATTATTTTAAAGAAATGCAATAGGAGGGGAAGCTGTGAATACTGGGATTTTTAAAACAGTATGCGGTTATTGTGGTACTGGTTGTGGACTTTTAGTTGAAGTTGAAGACAACCAGATTAAAAGAATTAGAGGAGACAAAGAAGCTCCTGTTAATCAAGGTCAAACATGTGTTAAAGGTGCATTTGCCTATAAATATGTAC
The DNA window shown above is from Bacillus sp. T3 and carries:
- a CDS encoding PAS domain S-box protein; translated protein: MVATSSPILMMVTIILTMMSSYAALDLFSLLDSSDRNKRLLFLGGTFSLGIGIWVMNFFGMLSGNMNGSLSIQFQIVILAIILSVSFTGMGLYSVTGKSIKMINLALGSFFMTMAVFSNYVIGLYSLNIGVQYNKAIILLALILIFAGFLFSFWMLFYTKSYVRTHHIWLKPIGAFIIAASIVQGHFLFIRASRFIYDPQNEIQQIASENLIFYLILFVSIIILVGLLSTSALISKRLATSDTNLKDITAALDESAIVAITDSKGIITFVNDKFVEISKYSKDELMGEDHRILNSGTHSKKFFTDMWATIGKGMVWKGEIRNKAKDGSLYWVYTTIIPSLDKKGKPYQYVSIRHDITARKEAEANLRNSMKEISDIKFALDQSSIIAFTDEKGRITSVNDKFCEISKYDRSELIGMDHRLLNSGYHPKTFFRDLWQTIGRGDVWKGEIKNVAKDGSFYWVDTTIVPFLNDQGKPYQYLAIRNDITERKKTEETLHRQDKLAAVGQLAAGVAHEIRNPLTSIKGYAEFLQLDEKNPERLEFLDIILDEIERVNTIVEEFMVLAKPKAANLEEKNIVPIIKNVLNLLSFEARKKHVKLHFSSCEDIIQVECDEDRLKQVFLNLVKNGIEAMPNGGDLRIFTNVRDQKVEISIQDSGIGIPEEKIKKLGEPFYTTKENGNGLGLMVTFKIIESHNGSVYIESEVDKGTTFNIVLPARPA